The Zingiber officinale cultivar Zhangliang chromosome 9A, Zo_v1.1, whole genome shotgun sequence genome window below encodes:
- the LOC122019721 gene encoding microtubule-associated protein 70-1-like, with translation MSDLYDDDGERIYVGAVGANAPPQTASVLTASASFKGEGRASSALRRRASMKPNLDMEEFFNLLHGSDPVKVELNRLENELRDKDRELSEAQAEIKALRLSERAREKAVEELTDELNKMDEKLKLTESLLENRNLEIKKINDEKRAALAAQFAAEATLRRVHAAQKDDDMPPIEAILAPLEAELRIARQEIAKLQDDNRALDRLTKSKEAALLEAERTVQIALAKAAMVDDLQNKNQELMKQIEICQEENKIMDKMHRQKVAEVEKLGQTVRELEEAVLAGGATANAVRDYQRKVLEMSEEMKTLDRELSRAKVSANRVAVVVANDWKDASDKVMPVKQWLEERRFMQGEMQQLRDKFAIAERTARSEAQLKEKFQLRLKVLEEGLRMSGNGTVRASVEGKSVSNGPLRRQSLGGAENNPKSVNGFLSKRPSFQMRSSVSSSMVLKHAKGASKSFDGGTRSLERSKAIGNGTRVSLNRSSDATGDTLSPDRWKETPSEKTCELTNAESEDCVSGLLYDMLQKEVITLRKACYEKDQSLKDKDDAIEMLAKKVDTLTKAMEVEAKKMRREVAAMEKEVAAMRVEKEQDNKSKRLGVGGTKGPSASSQMLPGRTVPRSGLMRNL, from the exons ATGTCAGATCTGTACGACGACGATGGGGAGAGGATCTATGTGGGCGCTGTCGGGGCGAATGCCCCGCCGCAGACGGCGTCGGTTCTGACGGCGTCTGCGTCATTCAAGGGTGAAGGGAGGGCATCATCTGCTTTGAGGCGTAGGGCTTCAATGAAGCCCAACTTGGACATGGAGGAGTTCTTTAATCTTCTCCATGGCTCAGATCCGGTGAAAGTCGAACTCAATAGGCTCGAGAATGAATTGAGAG ACAAAGATCGAGAGTTGTCCGAAGCACAGGCAGAGATCAAGGCTCTACGGCTGTCTGAACGTGCTAGAGAGAAGGCCGTGGAAGAG CTAACAGATGAATTGAACAAGATGGACGAGAAGCTCAAGCTAACTGAATCACTTCTAGAAAACAGA AATCTTGAAATTAAGAAGATAAATGATGAAAAGAGAGCAGCATTGGCTGCTCAGTTTGCTGCCGAGGCAACTCTTAGAAGGGTCCATGCAGCTCAAAAAGATGATGATATGCCTCCTATTGAAGCGATTCTTGCACCCCTTGAGGCAGAATTGAGGATAGCACGACAAGAG ATTGCAAAGTTACAGGATGACAACAGGGCATTAGATCgactcactaaatcaaaagaAGCTGCATTATTGGAAGCAGAAAGGACTGTTCAAATTGCTTTAGCCAAGGCTGCCATGGTAGATGACCTTCAAAACAAGAATCAGGAGTTAATGAAACAGATTGAGATATGTCAG GAGGAGAACAAGATTATGGATAAAATGCATCGACAGAAGGTTGCAGAGGTTGAAAAGCTTGGCCAAACAGTGCGAGAACTAGAGGAGGCTGTTCTTGCTGGTGGTGCAACGGCAAATGCTGTTAGAGATTACCAACGGAAAGTTCTGGAAATGAGT GAAGAAATGAAAACACTTGACCGGGAACTCTCTCGGGCAAAGGTTTCAGCTAATAGGGTTGCTGTGGTAGTGGCCAATGATTGGAAGGATGCTAGTGACAAAGTAATGCCTGTTAAACAATGGCTCGAGGAGCGTAGATTCATGCAG GGAGAAATGCAGCAACTTCGAGATAAGTTTGCTATAGCAGAACGGACTGCAAGATCTGAAGCTCAATTGAAA GAGAAGTTCCAATTGAGGCTTAAGGTTCTGGAAGAGGGATTGAGAATGTCAGGGAATGGTACAGTTCGTGCCAGCGTAGAGGGGAAGAGTGTAAGTAATGGTCCTTTACGTCGCCAATCCCTTGGTGGAGCTGAGAATAATCCAAAGAGTGTTAACGGCTTCCTATCTAAGAGACCATCTTTTCAGATGAGATCTTCTGTTTCTAGTAGCATGGTACTGAAACATGCCAAAGGGGCATCAAAGTCATTTGATGGTGGGACAAGATCATTGGAGCGTAGCAAAGCCATTGGGAATGGAACAAGAGTGTCTCTAAATAGATCGTCTGATGCAACTGGAGATACTCTCTCACCTGATAGGTGGAAGGAAACCCCATCTGAGAAAACCTGTGAGCTTACTAATGCTGAGTCAGAAGATTGTGTCTCCGGACTATTGTATGATATGTTACAGAAGGAAGTAATTACATTAAGGAAAGCATGCTACGAGAAGGACCAAAGCTTAAAGGACAAGGACGACGCCATTGAG ATGCTGGCCAAGAAAGTTGATACATTGACTAAAGCAATGGAAGTGGAGGCAAAAAAGATGAGGAGGGAAGTAGCTGCAATGGAGAAAGAGGTGGCTGCTATGCGGGTGGAAAAAGAACAGGATAACAAGTCAAAACGGCTTGGTGTTGGTGGTACCAAGGGTCCATCTGCAAGCTCTCAAATGCTGCCTGGAAG GACTGTCCCAAGAAGTGGATTGATGCGCAATCTTTGA
- the LOC122020607 gene encoding uncharacterized protein LOC122020607, protein MLRVSEEEGNRKRESYVVESYRQLVGTLLDLQRTSDRIFDTISLRVVEERGKLSEISKRIQSAKAQIDAFSYSEQQLTIKSPSRYPSSSFQEMDFRPLFSYHNEDADEGSSVTNLLVNGGLNREFGRDGTLELFEFFSEEDTGHTYNKQDTKAASKFDCLKENMYLEKILESPNLSNGSFNLTSISKLENKKDELPPVPPSLLKSFTSLSDSGVTPI, encoded by the exons atgcTGCGGGTGTCGGAGGAGGAAGGGAACCGGAAGCGCGAGAGCTACGTCGTGGAGAGCTACAGGCAGCTCGTCGGAACGCTTCTCGACCTCCAACGCACTTCCGATCGTATCTTCGACACCATCTCCCTACGG GTAGTTGAGGAGCGGGGAAAGCTTTCAGAAATCTCTAAGAGGATCCAATCGgccaaa gCTCAGATAGATGCCTTTTCTTATTCAGAGCAACAATTGACAATCAAATCTCCATCCCGATACCCATCCAGCTCATTTCAAGAAATGGATTTCCGTCctttattttcatatcataatgaAGATGCTGATGAGGGCTCCTCAGTCACAAATTTGCTAGTGAATGGAGGGTTGAATAGG GAATTTGGTAGAGATGGAACACTTGaactttttgaatttttttctgAAGAAGATACGGGGCATACCTATAACAAGCAAGATACAAAG GCGGCTTCCAAGTTTGACTGTCTAAAAGAAAACATGTACTTGGAGAAGATTCTAGAAtcaccaaatctttccaatggcAG CTTTAACTTAACGTCTATCTCCAAGCTAGAGAACAAAAAGGATGAACTCCCACCAGTGCCACCGAGCCTGCTGAAGAGCTTCACG TCTCTCTCTGACTCTGGCGTGACTCCCATTTGA